GACACCCGTGGTTTCTACTACTTCGTGCCGGAACTCGCCGCAGCGGCGGTGAACAAGACCGCCCAGCGCCTGGCGCTGTTCACCTTCATTCTGGTCGAGCACCTGGCCGACCAGGGCCGTGACCCGATCTCCGTACTCGACGGCGGCAGCCTGGGTCGCGATGAACTGCCGTCGCTGCTGGAAAAGTATCGCGACCTGTTTATCCAGGCCGAGGTGCAGACCCAGGAAGAGCTGGAAGAAAAGATCATGCGCCGCATGACCCAGCTCGGTTTCGCCAGCGAAGAAAACGGCGTCTATCGCTTCCTTCCGCCGATGCACCGCTTCCTCGATGTATGCCTGTCGGTCCAGCAGGACCGCGACCTGGCCGCCAGCCTGCACAGCGTATTGCCGTTGCCGACGCCGGTGCTGATCGACGAAGACAGCGACGAAAAGCTGCTGCAGACCGACGACCCGCTGGATCTGGCGGAGTTTGAGGAAGAAGAAAGCGAGGAAGACGCCCTGGCCCGCGCCATCGCCGAAGAACAGGAGCTCGACGCATGAGCAAGGAACGTTACGGCATTCGCCGCTTTGCCCTTTTGAACACCGCCGGCTACAGCCTCGGTCTGTTTCCGCTGGAAGAACCGCTATCGGTCTACGGCGCAAACAACCTGGGTAAATCCGCTTCGATCAACGCCCTGCAGTTCCCGATCCTGGCGCGCATGTCGGACATGAGCTTCGGCAAGTACAGCCTGGAGCAATCCCGGCGTTTCTACTTTGCCTCGGACACCAGCTACATCCTGGTCGAAGTGAACCTGCCCCATGGTCCACACGTGATCGGCGTGGTCGGTCGCGGCCCCGGTGGTGGTTTCGGTCACCAGTTCTTTGCCTATGCTGGCAAACTGGACCTGGCCCACTATCAGAAGAACGACACCTGCCTGCGTCAGAAAGAACTGTTCACCAACCTCGAGCGCGAAGGCCTGAAAGCCTACGAACTCAAACCGGACGAACTGCGCCGCTTGCTCGTCGGTGGCCATACCTCGATCCCGCTGGACCTGACGCTGATCCCGCTGCGCTCCACCAGCGAACAGAGCCTGAAGACCTTCCGCGCGCTGTTCATCAACCTGCTGCACATGCGCGAAATCACCGCGGCCAAGCTCAAGCAGCTGTTCCTCGATGCCTTCGAGCACAGCCTGCGTTCCGGCAGCGTGGACTACATCGCAGCGTGCGAAGAAGCGTTCCGCGATGTACGACGCATGGAGCAGGACTACAAC
This genomic interval from Pseudomonas putida contains the following:
- the mksE gene encoding Mks condensin complex protein MksE, whose translation is MHLDLSELSHLAPIFRELFKGYHVSRRDPELYAQLSNFQDQYRTLFKALGFELVCDTRGFYYFVPELAAAAVNKTAQRLALFTFILVEHLADQGRDPISVLDGGSLGRDELPSLLEKYRDLFIQAEVQTQEELEEKIMRRMTQLGFASEENGVYRFLPPMHRFLDVCLSVQQDRDLAASLHSVLPLPTPVLIDEDSDEKLLQTDDPLDLAEFEEEESEEDALARAIAEEQELDA